The following proteins are encoded in a genomic region of Dokdonia donghaensis DSW-1:
- a CDS encoding mechanosensitive ion channel family protein: protein MDKITESLNNLSTKLWGWVEAFIRNLPNLAVAILVLVIAYFVSRLVNKYSQKVVKKYVPQKSITKLIGRALAVIVVLVGLFLALGVLNLDKTLNTLIAGAGVSGLVIGLALQGALANGIAGIILSFRKRVNIGDWVETSGYTGYVEDIKLNNFSLREPDNNIVIIPNKTITDNPLKNYSITDRARIIIECGVGYESDLEMVEKLTKETINNTFAQNGSNEEVEFFYTTFGGSSIDFVCRYWVDCENGKDKLTAKHKGMLAIKKAFDANDVNIPFPIRTLQFDNKLSMVSESE, encoded by the coding sequence ATGGATAAAATAACAGAATCATTAAATAACCTATCAACCAAATTATGGGGATGGGTAGAAGCATTTATAAGAAACCTTCCTAATCTAGCAGTCGCTATACTTGTACTTGTGATCGCATACTTTGTATCACGCCTAGTAAATAAGTACTCACAAAAGGTGGTAAAGAAGTATGTACCGCAAAAGTCTATCACAAAGCTTATAGGTAGGGCTCTTGCAGTAATCGTTGTGCTTGTAGGCTTATTTCTTGCCTTAGGCGTTCTTAATCTTGATAAAACGCTCAACACACTTATAGCCGGTGCCGGTGTATCTGGACTCGTTATAGGTCTCGCCTTGCAAGGAGCTCTTGCAAATGGTATTGCGGGGATTATACTCTCCTTTAGAAAACGAGTTAATATAGGCGATTGGGTAGAAACAAGTGGTTATACTGGCTATGTAGAGGATATAAAACTCAATAACTTTAGCTTACGTGAACCAGATAACAATATTGTAATCATTCCTAACAAAACAATTACAGATAATCCTTTAAAAAATTACTCTATCACAGACCGCGCACGCATTATTATAGAATGTGGCGTAGGCTATGAATCTGATCTTGAGATGGTAGAAAAACTCACAAAAGAGACTATAAACAATACGTTTGCACAAAACGGATCTAATGAAGAGGTAGAATTCTTTTACACAACCTTTGGCGGCAGTTCTATAGACTTTGTATGTCGTTACTGGGTAGACTGTGAAAACGGCAAGGATAAGCTCACAGCAAAGCATAAAGGAATGCTAGCGATTAAGAAAGCCTTTGATGCAAATGATGTAAATATCCCATTCCCTATTAGAACACTTCAATTTGATAACAAGTTATCAATGGTAAGTGAAAGTGAATAG
- a CDS encoding endonuclease/exonuclease/phosphatase family protein has translation MLIGLICLFIVAPLLPLLPISHWTVRFFDFVRLQTAVIQVILITLAFIFWKQFNVVQIIAITAISAVLLYQTILIRPYTPFYHRRKPKQQFHKEQLTLVTANVLQTNTNYDAFIELIIESKPHIFITMESDQKWDDAISAAFPEYEHTVKATLDNFYGMHIYSKIPFKSADIHYLVEKDIPSIHCEINYANQLFNLIAVHPAPPSPTENETSKERDAELMLVGKKCRESQDATVVCGDLNDVVWSKTSRLFSKMTGYLDPRVGRGLYPSFHANYWLLRFPLDHLFYSKDLHVTQMKRLPRFGSDHFAMYYNIAFPLVDVDVPNPSMSKEEVQDIKEIIADGKISARIAEQEELEATR, from the coding sequence ATGTTAATAGGGCTTATCTGTTTGTTTATTGTAGCACCACTGCTACCGCTATTGCCTATATCTCACTGGACCGTTAGGTTTTTTGATTTTGTGCGACTACAAACGGCTGTTATACAAGTTATACTCATTACCCTTGCTTTTATTTTCTGGAAGCAGTTTAATGTCGTGCAAATAATTGCTATTACTGCCATTAGTGCAGTACTGCTGTACCAAACTATTCTTATAAGACCATACACGCCATTTTATCACAGACGTAAGCCTAAGCAGCAATTTCACAAAGAACAACTCACGCTAGTTACAGCAAACGTATTACAAACTAATACAAATTATGATGCCTTTATAGAGCTCATAATAGAAAGCAAGCCTCACATATTTATTACAATGGAGTCAGACCAAAAGTGGGATGATGCCATCTCTGCGGCATTTCCAGAGTACGAGCATACGGTTAAGGCTACGCTAGATAATTTTTATGGGATGCATATATATTCTAAAATTCCCTTTAAGAGTGCAGATATACACTATCTAGTAGAAAAGGATATTCCTTCTATACATTGTGAGATAAACTACGCAAACCAGCTATTCAATCTCATAGCAGTACACCCTGCTCCACCTAGCCCTACAGAAAATGAAACGTCAAAAGAACGTGATGCAGAGCTTATGCTTGTGGGTAAAAAATGTAGAGAGTCACAAGACGCTACCGTAGTATGTGGTGATCTCAATGATGTGGTATGGTCTAAAACCTCACGCCTTTTTAGTAAAATGACAGGATATCTTGACCCACGAGTAGGAAGAGGGTTGTATCCATCCTTCCACGCAAACTACTGGTTACTTAGATTTCCGCTAGATCATTTATTTTATTCAAAGGATTTGCACGTTACACAAATGAAGCGCTTGCCACGCTTTGGTTCAGATCATTTTGCAATGTATTATAACATCGCTTTCCCGCTCGTAGATGTAGACGTTCCTAACCCTAGTATGTCAAAAGAAGAAGTTCAAGACATTAAAGAAATCATAGCAGATGGGAAGATTTCTGCCCGCATTGCAGAGCAAGAAGAACTAGAGGCCACGAGATAG
- a CDS encoding TlpA disulfide reductase family protein: protein MKQLVAITVLLLLYSCGNNDISPIQGTAAGMPDGTELYLEELGSNNKRIALDTAQVTAETFTFKKPITEGTGILILSQGKPNNQLLLVKDAKPLTVELYKDSLGASIVTGSLENELFNSYRNSARQTAVKKQQYIKEMQKAQRETDGVMVTLMREKISDIDEQFIVDKKAVVENNTDKMVSIIALSDLINAKVLKVEESDAYFQSLSKDIQDSPIGESVENYIAQLKSQRIASALASVGNKAPEFSAKTPGGKELALSDALGKYTIIDFWASWCRPCRMENPNVVNVYNQYHDKGLNIISVSLDRPGQEARWKKAIKDDKMDWYHVSNLNYWQDPIPRSYGVRAIPATFLLDENGVIIAKDLRGSALGAKMKELLGES from the coding sequence ATGAAACAATTAGTAGCGATAACCGTACTTTTATTACTTTATTCTTGTGGGAATAATGATATTTCTCCAATACAAGGAACCGCTGCTGGTATGCCAGATGGCACAGAGCTTTATCTAGAAGAACTGGGGTCTAACAATAAGCGTATAGCTCTAGACACTGCCCAGGTAACTGCCGAAACTTTTACTTTTAAAAAACCAATTACAGAGGGTACTGGTATCTTAATCTTGAGCCAAGGCAAACCTAATAACCAACTCTTACTAGTAAAGGATGCAAAACCTCTTACTGTAGAATTGTACAAAGATAGTCTAGGAGCATCAATTGTGACAGGAAGTTTAGAAAATGAATTATTTAATTCTTACAGAAATAGCGCTAGACAGACAGCTGTAAAAAAACAACAATACATTAAAGAAATGCAAAAAGCGCAACGTGAGACAGATGGCGTAATGGTCACTCTTATGCGTGAAAAAATTTCAGACATAGACGAGCAATTTATTGTTGATAAAAAAGCCGTAGTAGAGAATAATACAGACAAGATGGTCTCAATTATAGCGCTATCTGACCTTATTAATGCAAAAGTTCTTAAGGTAGAAGAGTCTGATGCTTATTTCCAGAGCTTATCAAAAGACATACAAGATTCTCCTATAGGTGAAAGTGTAGAAAATTATATCGCACAGCTCAAATCACAACGCATTGCAAGTGCTCTGGCTAGTGTGGGTAACAAAGCGCCTGAGTTTAGTGCAAAGACTCCAGGAGGTAAAGAACTTGCCTTATCTGATGCATTAGGAAAGTATACTATCATAGACTTCTGGGCATCGTGGTGTAGACCTTGCCGTATGGAAAATCCTAATGTTGTAAACGTATATAACCAGTATCACGATAAAGGGCTTAATATTATAAGTGTATCTCTAGATAGACCAGGTCAAGAAGCTAGGTGGAAAAAAGCTATTAAAGATGATAAAATGGACTGGTACCACGTCTCTAACTTAAATTACTGGCAAGACCCAATACCTAGAAGTTATGGTGTGCGTGCAATACCAGCTACATTTTTACTTGATGAAAATGGCGTTATTATCGCAAAAGACCTAAGAGGATCTGCCCTAGGTGCAAAAATGAAAGAGCTTTTAGGCGAGAGCTAA
- a CDS encoding GAF domain-containing protein, translating to MKTSMQFKNQDFPLDLRFSVEKLMAHYTQEAATDHLQAQNRIKELTQITQKFPELITGISDLDNLSQYQEQIDNLLLDLFPAVLQSNEIKIVSMPFQETVLQSTKRYKSIIASGGEEYTPEITNFDDNHYYIMGCSIILMQYYGYKIDFRRPFYYEIPDASGMTRSYRMLYNGDFVGIEKKPETPEITEEDVAVLLDNFDNIEVWKEKFPSQGYIFKGFVIANLYDATVDVSISNLKSGLLQYDQDDTNFTEDFHKIFQAIFNLPEIQIGFSNYNEQEGKFELVPLKKINSYILYGETEATCTSALCEGSYDAVFKTGKYFAVSDIKQYHKRFPDIKMYENFKDQGIGSVILAPVRYKGNLLGIFELASPNIGELNTINANKLEDVMPYIVEAVVRNKEQQENEIELVIQNECTSIHQSVYWKFEQEAKRFLKLQAQGDANVQFRDVVFKDVYPLFGQIDIKGSSEARNKATQKDIILQLDKAIEILKEARSIESLPIYEQLEYNLNEFLVETKEQLEVDSERKILNFLKENIRPLFSHLLKHSDKLKALITSYRSQIEDNLGLVYRHRKEYDESVMLLNKRMAAVLEKKQKIAQNMYPHFFELFKTDGVEHNMYLGEAITKDDSFNKIYLYNLRLWQLQVMCEMENEHFSLSRKMDHPLEVASMILVFNTSLSVRYRMDEKRFDVDGTYNARYEVVKKRVDKAYIKGTQERITQAGKITIVYSQYEDEQEYLRYINFLQTKNYLGSEIEILQLEDLQAVTGLKALRVNVLYAQKKGKAKKSFYTYEDLMEEIKA from the coding sequence ATGAAGACGAGTATGCAATTTAAAAATCAAGATTTTCCGTTGGACCTACGCTTTAGTGTGGAGAAGCTTATGGCGCACTACACCCAAGAAGCAGCAACAGATCATCTGCAGGCTCAAAATAGAATTAAAGAGCTTACTCAAATAACACAAAAGTTTCCTGAGCTTATCACAGGCATAAGCGATCTAGACAACTTATCACAATATCAAGAGCAGATAGATAATTTACTCTTAGATCTTTTTCCTGCAGTATTACAAAGCAATGAGATAAAGATAGTCTCAATGCCATTTCAGGAGACGGTATTACAGTCTACAAAGCGATATAAGTCTATTATAGCTAGTGGAGGTGAAGAGTATACACCAGAGATAACAAACTTTGATGATAACCATTATTACATAATGGGCTGCAGCATTATCTTAATGCAGTATTATGGTTATAAAATAGACTTTAGAAGGCCATTTTATTACGAGATACCAGATGCAAGTGGTATGACACGTTCATATAGAATGTTATATAACGGAGACTTTGTAGGTATAGAAAAAAAGCCAGAAACTCCAGAAATCACAGAAGAGGATGTTGCCGTGTTACTAGATAACTTTGATAATATAGAGGTGTGGAAAGAAAAATTCCCCTCTCAAGGTTATATTTTTAAAGGCTTTGTAATCGCAAACCTATATGACGCCACGGTAGATGTATCCATATCAAATCTCAAATCTGGTCTATTACAATATGACCAAGATGATACAAACTTTACAGAAGATTTTCATAAAATCTTTCAGGCTATATTCAATTTACCAGAAATCCAAATAGGTTTTTCTAACTATAATGAGCAAGAAGGTAAATTTGAACTGGTACCACTAAAAAAAATAAACAGTTATATTCTTTACGGTGAGACTGAGGCGACTTGTACATCTGCCCTTTGTGAAGGATCTTATGATGCCGTTTTTAAAACAGGTAAGTATTTTGCAGTATCAGATATTAAACAATATCATAAACGTTTTCCAGACATTAAGATGTATGAAAACTTTAAAGATCAAGGTATAGGAAGTGTGATACTAGCTCCTGTAAGGTATAAAGGTAATTTGCTAGGAATATTTGAGTTAGCTTCTCCCAATATAGGAGAGCTGAACACTATAAACGCAAATAAACTAGAAGATGTAATGCCTTACATAGTCGAGGCAGTAGTGCGCAATAAAGAGCAGCAAGAAAATGAGATAGAGCTCGTTATTCAAAACGAGTGTACGTCTATACATCAGAGTGTTTACTGGAAATTTGAGCAAGAGGCAAAACGCTTCTTAAAATTACAAGCTCAAGGAGATGCAAACGTTCAGTTTAGAGATGTTGTTTTTAAAGATGTATACCCACTCTTTGGGCAAATAGATATTAAAGGCTCTTCAGAAGCGCGTAATAAAGCTACACAAAAGGATATCATATTACAGCTAGATAAGGCTATAGAAATTCTAAAAGAAGCACGCAGTATAGAATCTTTACCTATCTATGAGCAATTAGAATACAATCTCAATGAGTTTTTAGTAGAAACTAAAGAGCAACTGGAGGTAGATAGTGAGCGTAAGATTCTTAACTTTTTAAAAGAAAATATACGCCCATTATTTAGCCATTTATTAAAACACAGTGATAAGCTCAAAGCACTCATTACATCATATAGAAGCCAGATAGAAGATAATCTAGGTCTTGTGTACCGCCACCGTAAAGAGTACGACGAGTCTGTTATGTTACTCAACAAGCGTATGGCAGCCGTACTGGAAAAGAAGCAAAAAATAGCTCAAAATATGTACCCACACTTTTTTGAATTGTTTAAAACAGACGGAGTAGAGCACAATATGTACTTAGGTGAGGCTATTACAAAAGACGATAGCTTCAATAAAATTTACCTCTATAATTTACGACTGTGGCAACTACAAGTAATGTGCGAGATGGAGAATGAACATTTCTCGCTTTCGCGAAAGATGGATCACCCACTAGAGGTTGCCTCTATGATACTCGTGTTTAACACCTCACTATCTGTGCGTTACAGAATGGACGAAAAACGTTTTGACGTAGATGGCACTTACAATGCTAGGTATGAAGTGGTAAAAAAACGTGTAGATAAAGCCTATATAAAAGGAACTCAAGAGCGTATAACACAAGCTGGTAAAATTACCATCGTGTACTCGCAATATGAAGACGAACAAGAATACCTACGTTATATAAATTTTTTGCAGACCAAGAATTATTTAGGATCTGAGATAGAAATACTTCAGTTAGAAGATCTACAAGCGGTTACTGGCCTCAAGGCGCTACGTGTAAACGTGCTTTACGCTCAGAAAAAGGGAAAAGCAAAAAAGAGTTTCTATACTTATGAAGATCTTATGGAAGAGATAAAGGCATAA
- a CDS encoding Pycsar system effector family protein: MTELLEKTDNYISQLFDNELPKTCIYHNYVHTKRVLKSTQEIIDNSEENLKDEEKLILQLGALLHDIGYVDGTKEHEARSAQMAETFLKGEGVDDHIISEVKKVILATDMRVEPETYLEKVLRDADASHFAKDYFPEASEYLRQELKIKNIKEYTPEEWTKANIEMFTIKHKYYTTYAQENWKPKKDSNLNDLTKARKKAKKARKKEKIKMELKDASPEKGIQSMYRIALRNHIKLSDIADTKANILLSVNAIVISLALANLIPKLENESNAHLIYPTAVFVLFAMISMVMSIIATRPNVTRGEFDKEDVRQKKVNLLFFGNFHKMKLEDYEWAIGEMLQDKEYIYSALTKDLYFLGVVLDRKYKLLRMTYNVFMIGIIISVITFAVFFIYRDKAATVVEGVGDLTNMTLGFI; this comes from the coding sequence ATGACCGAATTACTCGAAAAAACGGATAACTATATCTCTCAACTTTTTGATAACGAACTACCTAAGACGTGTATATATCATAATTATGTACATACCAAGAGAGTCCTTAAAAGTACCCAAGAAATTATAGATAATAGTGAAGAAAACCTTAAAGATGAAGAAAAACTCATTCTTCAACTAGGTGCACTACTGCACGATATAGGGTATGTAGACGGTACAAAAGAGCACGAAGCACGCAGTGCACAAATGGCAGAAACCTTCTTAAAAGGTGAAGGTGTAGATGATCATATTATCTCTGAAGTTAAAAAAGTAATACTCGCAACAGATATGCGAGTTGAGCCAGAAACCTATCTAGAGAAGGTACTTAGAGATGCAGATGCATCCCATTTTGCCAAAGATTATTTTCCAGAAGCTAGTGAATACTTGCGTCAAGAACTAAAAATAAAAAACATCAAGGAGTACACTCCAGAAGAGTGGACAAAGGCAAACATAGAGATGTTTACAATAAAGCATAAGTACTATACTACCTATGCCCAAGAAAACTGGAAGCCCAAAAAAGATAGCAATCTTAACGATCTAACAAAGGCACGTAAAAAGGCAAAAAAAGCTAGAAAGAAAGAAAAAATAAAAATGGAACTCAAGGACGCAAGTCCAGAAAAAGGTATCCAGTCTATGTATCGTATTGCTTTACGTAACCACATCAAGCTTAGTGATATTGCAGATACAAAGGCAAACATTTTACTCTCTGTAAATGCTATTGTAATCTCTCTTGCCCTTGCAAATCTTATCCCAAAACTTGAGAATGAAAGTAATGCTCACTTAATATATCCTACTGCGGTATTTGTGCTTTTTGCAATGATCTCTATGGTAATGTCTATTATAGCTACTAGGCCAAACGTTACCCGCGGTGAATTTGACAAAGAGGATGTGCGCCAAAAAAAGGTAAATCTACTGTTCTTTGGAAATTTTCATAAAATGAAACTTGAAGATTATGAGTGGGCTATAGGAGAGATGTTGCAAGATAAAGAATACATATACTCTGCACTTACAAAAGATTTATACTTCTTAGGAGTCGTACTCGACAGGAAATATAAGTTGCTACGTATGACCTATAATGTCTTTATGATAGGTATTATCATATCTGTAATCACGTTTGCAGTATTCTTTATATATAGAGATAAAGCTGCCACTGTGGTAGAAGGTGTGGGTGACCTTACTAATATGACCTTAGGCTTTATATAA
- a CDS encoding metallophosphoesterase, with amino-acid sequence MNKYYVFLNFLLALFLSGCATYAPKYANEVAEPQNFDSSTLSRKRIHKTFYLIGDAGGDSDGGSTYALDAFKKVIDTADTKDDYAVFLGDNIYDAGLPKKDHPERAEAERRLDIQIAAVENFKGKTLFIPGNHDWYAGGVEGVKRQEKYIEKALDDKEAFQPENGCPIEMKEVSDDVELMIIDTQWYLEDWDENPTINDNCNIRTREGLFLEIENEFKKNNEKTIVVVMHHPMYTNGVHGGKFSFDKQLYPTQSKFPLPVLASLVAQIRSQGGVSIQDRYNKRYNELMKRIAVLATDTDKVIFASGHEHSIQYIEKDGIKQIVSGAGAKNSAAALGEDGLFSYGGQGFAILDIYEDESSAVRFYAANQGEPKLLFTSQVHPPREPVNLDSLPEFYPETVMATVYEQNDTDVSDVHTSLWGDHYREVYGTPVTATVATLDTLMGGFTVDRKGGGHQTRSLRLKDKDGRAYNLRAVRKSAVQFLQSVAFKDNFIQEDFRDTFTEDLILDFYTSAHPYASLAVAQLSDAVGIYHTNPRLIYVPKHKALGKYNADYGDELYLIEERPDEDFTDVDSFGNPDSIDSTDDVYENLRDDEEYQIDEASYLRARIFDMLIGDWDRHADQWRWARFDNKDTKVYRPIPRDRDQVFSKFDGAILGLLKTLIPAVKQFQNYDGDLENVKWINEAGIKMDRALLKNAVKEDWLREATYLQENLTDQEIDEAFNALPLEVQNLGVDEIKKSLRERRSNIVDIAETYYDYISTLVILTGTDKDDHFEITRGDESTRVQISRIKDGEVKKPFVDRTISSQETSEIWIYGLDDDDVFKVTGGGKRPIKMKIVGGQNNDIYEIKDGRRLKVYEHKTKPNTVKEKSGANVKYSNIYNFNTYNPLKKKSTANSTLPAIGFNPDDGLLIGVTNVFSTYGFKNDPFSSRHTLNATYSFATESLNLKYEGDFANAFGQWNLVVGGKFTNEAFSRNFFGFGNETVNNDDDLGLDFNRVRNGEIGAHIGVESDNTYGSKLRFVANFERIEIEQTGGRIIDDATLFTPETDNFFGGQSFIGVEGSYSYVSADNQANPTRGMEFETVIGAKRNLSSGDRMYAYINPKIGFYNALSRNRKLVLKTLVQSQIRIGDDFEFYQAASLGARTGLRGYRFNRFTGESSLAASGDIRYSFDRFSTGLIPIQLGVFGGGDVGRVWVDGEDSKKWHNDFGGGFWINMVETVSGQIGAFAGEDGMRIDFRFGVRL; translated from the coding sequence ATGAACAAATATTACGTTTTTCTTAACTTCTTACTAGCCCTCTTCTTAAGTGGTTGTGCGACGTATGCCCCTAAGTATGCAAATGAAGTAGCTGAGCCTCAAAATTTTGATAGTAGTACGCTTTCGCGAAAGCGTATACATAAAACATTTTACCTCATAGGTGACGCCGGAGGTGATAGTGATGGCGGTAGTACATATGCGCTTGATGCTTTCAAAAAAGTAATAGATACGGCAGATACTAAGGATGACTATGCAGTCTTTCTGGGAGATAATATTTATGATGCTGGGTTACCAAAAAAAGATCACCCAGAGCGCGCAGAAGCAGAGCGCAGGCTAGATATACAAATCGCAGCTGTAGAAAACTTTAAGGGGAAAACACTTTTTATACCTGGTAATCACGACTGGTATGCAGGTGGAGTAGAAGGAGTAAAACGCCAAGAAAAGTATATTGAAAAAGCACTAGATGATAAAGAAGCTTTTCAGCCAGAAAATGGATGCCCTATCGAGATGAAAGAGGTAAGTGATGATGTGGAGTTAATGATTATAGACACGCAGTGGTATCTAGAAGACTGGGATGAAAATCCTACTATAAATGATAATTGTAATATCCGTACTCGTGAGGGGCTATTTTTAGAAATAGAAAATGAGTTTAAAAAGAATAATGAGAAAACGATAGTTGTTGTAATGCATCACCCTATGTATACAAATGGGGTACACGGTGGTAAATTCAGTTTTGATAAGCAATTATATCCTACGCAAAGTAAGTTTCCGCTTCCGGTGCTTGCTTCTCTTGTAGCACAGATTAGATCGCAAGGTGGTGTTTCTATTCAAGATAGATACAATAAACGCTACAATGAGCTTATGAAACGTATAGCGGTACTTGCTACAGATACAGATAAAGTAATTTTTGCATCTGGTCACGAGCACAGTATACAATATATAGAAAAGGACGGTATCAAGCAGATAGTGAGCGGAGCAGGAGCAAAAAACTCTGCAGCAGCGCTGGGAGAAGACGGGCTTTTCTCTTACGGAGGTCAAGGCTTTGCTATATTAGATATTTATGAAGACGAGTCTTCGGCAGTGCGATTTTATGCGGCAAACCAAGGAGAGCCAAAATTATTATTTACATCACAAGTACACCCACCTCGCGAGCCGGTTAATCTAGACTCGCTGCCAGAGTTCTATCCAGAGACGGTAATGGCAACGGTATATGAGCAAAATGATACAGATGTCTCAGATGTACATACGTCACTCTGGGGAGATCATTATAGAGAAGTTTATGGTACACCTGTTACAGCTACTGTTGCAACGCTAGACACGCTTATGGGAGGTTTTACAGTAGACAGAAAGGGTGGTGGACACCAGACACGCTCTTTACGACTTAAGGATAAAGACGGGCGCGCTTATAACTTGAGAGCCGTACGCAAGAGTGCAGTTCAGTTCTTACAGAGCGTGGCATTTAAGGATAATTTTATTCAAGAAGATTTTAGAGATACTTTTACAGAAGACTTAATTCTTGATTTTTACACATCTGCACATCCTTATGCCTCACTTGCGGTGGCACAACTCTCTGATGCGGTAGGTATATACCATACTAACCCGCGTTTAATTTATGTACCTAAGCATAAAGCTCTTGGTAAGTATAATGCGGATTATGGAGATGAACTATATCTCATAGAAGAACGACCAGACGAAGATTTTACAGATGTAGACTCTTTTGGAAACCCAGATAGTATAGATAGTACAGATGATGTATATGAAAATTTAAGAGATGATGAGGAGTACCAGATAGATGAAGCATCTTACCTGAGGGCACGTATTTTTGATATGCTTATAGGTGATTGGGACCGTCACGCAGACCAGTGGAGGTGGGCTCGATTTGATAACAAGGACACGAAGGTGTACAGACCTATACCACGTGATAGAGATCAAGTATTTTCAAAATTTGATGGAGCAATCTTAGGTCTTCTTAAAACGCTTATCCCAGCGGTAAAACAGTTTCAAAACTATGATGGAGATCTAGAAAACGTAAAGTGGATTAATGAAGCGGGTATAAAAATGGATCGCGCATTGCTCAAAAATGCCGTAAAAGAAGACTGGTTACGTGAGGCCACATATCTACAAGAAAACCTGACAGATCAAGAGATAGATGAGGCTTTTAATGCATTGCCTCTAGAGGTGCAAAACCTCGGAGTTGATGAAATTAAAAAGAGCCTGCGAGAAAGAAGGTCTAACATTGTAGATATAGCAGAAACTTACTATGACTATATCTCTACACTCGTAATACTTACGGGAACAGATAAAGATGATCACTTTGAGATTACAAGAGGTGATGAGAGTACTAGAGTACAAATCTCTAGAATAAAAGATGGAGAGGTTAAAAAACCTTTTGTAGATAGAACGATCTCATCTCAAGAAACCAGCGAAATATGGATTTACGGTCTCGATGATGATGATGTCTTTAAAGTAACAGGTGGAGGTAAGCGACCTATTAAAATGAAAATTGTAGGTGGTCAAAATAACGATATTTATGAAATAAAAGACGGTCGTAGACTTAAAGTGTATGAGCATAAAACAAAGCCAAATACCGTAAAAGAAAAGAGCGGAGCAAATGTAAAGTATTCAAATATCTATAACTTTAATACATACAACCCACTCAAGAAAAAAAGTACAGCAAATAGTACATTACCAGCCATAGGTTTTAACCCAGATGATGGGCTTCTAATAGGCGTGACTAATGTGTTTTCTACATATGGGTTTAAAAATGACCCTTTTAGTAGCAGGCATACCCTTAATGCTACATATTCATTTGCGACAGAGTCACTTAATTTAAAATATGAAGGCGACTTTGCAAATGCTTTCGGACAGTGGAATCTCGTAGTAGGAGGTAAGTTTACAAACGAGGCATTCTCCCGTAACTTCTTTGGTTTTGGAAATGAAACAGTAAATAATGACGACGATTTAGGACTCGACTTTAACCGTGTACGTAATGGCGAGATTGGTGCACACATAGGTGTAGAGAGTGATAATACCTATGGTAGTAAACTACGTTTTGTAGCAAACTTTGAGCGTATAGAAATAGAGCAAACAGGAGGACGTATTATAGATGATGCTACACTATTTACTCCAGAAACAGATAACTTTTTTGGAGGGCAATCTTTTATAGGTGTAGAAGGTTCATACAGTTATGTAAGTGCAGATAATCAAGCAAACCCAACTAGAGGTATGGAGTTTGAAACAGTGATAGGTGCAAAGCGCAATTTGAGCTCTGGAGATAGAATGTATGCATACATTAACCCAAAAATAGGCTTTTATAATGCGCTTTCGCGAAATAGGAAATTAGTCTTAAAAACACTCGTACAATCACAAATAAGAATAGGTGACGACTTTGAATTTTATCAAGCAGCCTCCCTAGGAGCAAGAACAGGGTTGAGAGGTTATCGTTTTAATAGATTTACCGGGGAGTCATCACTAGCAGCTTCTGGAGATATAAGATATAGTTTTGATCGTTTTAGTACAGGTCTTATCCCGATACAGCTAGGAGTTTTTGGAGGAGGCGATGTAGGTCGTGTGTGGGTTGATGGTGAAGACAGTAAGAAATGGCACAACGACTTTGGAGGTGGTTTCTGGATAAATATGGTAGAAACCGTATCTGGACAAATAGGAGCCTTTGCTGGTGAAGACGGGATGCGTATAGACTTTAGATTTGGAGTTAGATTGTAA